Proteins from a genomic interval of Aquabacterium sp. A3:
- a CDS encoding GbsR/MarR family transcriptional regulator — MNTALTPLVRSFVSHFGEMGSRWGINRTVGQIYALIFVSPQPLHADAIAEALEFSRSNVSMGLKELQAWRLVHLKHFPGDRREYFEAPQDAWEVFKTLAEERRRREIEPTLSMLRNALLEDPANEADRIAQQRMKGMHDLIELMTRWFDDIQGMDPKTLAQLMTLGAKVGRLLEFASPRRLPAQPSTGSSKE; from the coding sequence ATGAACACCGCCCTCACCCCCCTGGTCCGCAGCTTTGTGTCGCATTTCGGTGAAATGGGCAGCCGCTGGGGCATCAACCGCACCGTGGGCCAGATCTACGCCCTGATCTTCGTGTCGCCCCAGCCCTTGCACGCCGACGCCATCGCCGAGGCGCTGGAGTTCAGTCGCTCCAACGTGAGCATGGGACTCAAGGAGTTGCAGGCCTGGCGGCTCGTCCACCTCAAGCACTTCCCGGGGGACCGGCGCGAGTACTTCGAAGCCCCCCAGGATGCCTGGGAGGTGTTCAAGACCCTGGCCGAAGAGCGCCGACGACGAGAGATCGAGCCCACCCTGTCGATGCTGCGCAATGCCTTGCTGGAAGACCCCGCCAACGAGGCCGACCGCATCGCCCAACAGCGCATGAAGGGCATGCACGACCTCATCGAGCTGATGACGCGGTGGTTTGACGACATCCAGGGCATGGACCCCAAGACCCTGGCCCAACTCATGACGCTGGGCGCCAAGGTGGGGCGCCTGCTGGAGTTCGCGTCGCCACGCCGCCTGCCTGCGCAGCCGTCAACCGGTTCTTCCAAGGAGTGA
- a CDS encoding cytochrome ubiquinol oxidase subunit I produces MDTLLLSRMQFATNITFHILFPTITIALGWALLFMRWRWLRTQDTAWLGAYRLWTKVFALTFALGVVSGVTMSFQFGTNWPGFMERVGNIAGPLLGFEVLTAFFLEATFLGVMLFGHGRVSERVHLLATFLVAFGTTVSAFWILSLNSWMQTPVGYEIVNGEFFPTDWSAIIFNPSFPYRLAHMLLASGLTVAFLLAGLAAWQVLRGRSNPSTPKSLRLGVTLGAILIPAQIVMGDLHGLNTLEHQPQKIAAMEGVWDTSTRVPLLLFAVPDEANRTNHFEVGIPALASLILKHDLNGEIRGLNEFEGRHPPVAPLFYGFRLMVGVGMLMLLSSWLALWQLRRAGWQPPRMPRFTLHVLMWMTFSGWVATVAGWYVTEIGRQPYIVHGLLTVAEVATTTPPAHVAITLTAYVTVYLALLAAYISVLRYLAGKPMDLPPGLEAARSGHAVSHPQVQGA; encoded by the coding sequence ATGGACACCTTGCTGTTGTCGCGCATGCAGTTTGCGACCAACATCACCTTCCACATCCTGTTTCCCACGATCACCATCGCCCTGGGATGGGCCTTGCTGTTCATGCGCTGGCGCTGGCTGCGCACGCAAGACACCGCCTGGCTGGGGGCCTACCGACTGTGGACCAAGGTGTTTGCGCTGACCTTCGCCCTGGGCGTGGTCAGCGGCGTGACCATGAGCTTCCAGTTCGGCACCAACTGGCCAGGATTCATGGAACGGGTGGGCAACATTGCCGGCCCGCTGCTGGGCTTTGAGGTGCTGACGGCCTTCTTCCTGGAGGCCACCTTCCTGGGCGTGATGCTGTTCGGGCATGGTCGCGTGAGTGAGCGAGTGCACCTGCTGGCCACCTTCCTGGTGGCGTTTGGCACCACCGTGAGCGCCTTCTGGATCCTCAGCCTGAACTCGTGGATGCAAACCCCGGTGGGTTACGAGATCGTCAATGGCGAATTCTTTCCCACCGACTGGTCGGCCATCATCTTCAACCCCAGCTTCCCTTACAGGCTGGCCCACATGCTGCTGGCCTCGGGCCTGACCGTGGCCTTTTTGCTGGCGGGGCTGGCCGCCTGGCAGGTGTTGCGCGGGCGAAGCAATCCGTCCACACCCAAGAGCCTGCGCCTGGGCGTGACCCTGGGCGCCATCCTGATCCCGGCGCAGATCGTGATGGGCGACCTGCACGGCCTGAACACGCTGGAGCACCAGCCGCAAAAAATCGCGGCCATGGAAGGGGTGTGGGACACCTCCACACGGGTGCCCCTGCTGCTGTTTGCCGTGCCGGACGAAGCCAATCGCACCAATCATTTTGAAGTGGGCATCCCGGCCCTGGCCAGCCTGATCCTCAAGCACGACCTGAACGGTGAGATCCGGGGCCTCAACGAGTTCGAGGGCCGCCATCCGCCCGTGGCGCCCCTGTTCTATGGCTTCAGGCTGATGGTGGGGGTGGGCATGCTGATGCTGCTGAGCAGCTGGCTGGCGCTGTGGCAGTTGCGCCGCGCCGGTTGGCAGCCGCCACGCATGCCGCGGTTCACCCTGCACGTGCTGATGTGGATGACGTTTTCTGGCTGGGTGGCTACGGTGGCCGGATGGTATGTCACCGAAATCGGGCGCCAACCCTACATCGTGCATGGCCTGTTGACCGTGGCCGAGGTGGCCACGACCACGCCACCGGCGCATGTCGCCATCACCTTGACCGCCTACGTGACGGTGTACCTGGCCTTGCTGGCGGCCTACATCAGCGTGCTGCGCTACCTGGCCGGCAAGCCCATGGACCTGCCGCCCGGCCTGGAGGCTGCACGCAGCGGCCATGCCGTCTCCCACCCCCAAGTTCAAGGAGCCTGA
- a CDS encoding cytochrome d ubiquinol oxidase subunit II translates to MPDQQWLPIVFWLLLGVSMLAYVVLDGYDLGVGLLMPWASDQDKDMMVASIGPFWDANETWLVLGVGLLLVAFPKGQGVVLGALYLPVAVMLIGLILRGVAFDFRVKAHAQHKPLWNALFSLGSLMAAASQGWMLGRFVMGLDTGAHAMAFAGLIAVALPVTYALLGACWLILKTEDALQRQAVAWAKWCWPAMVVALLGVSVATPWFSDTVRERWFSFPNILALLPVPVMAGLALVALRGLLNSHRIVGAAGKLCWLPLTLAICVMLVGGMGLAYSLYPYIVLDKLTMWDAAAAPGSLKIILAGTLITLPAICAYTVFIYRVFGGKAQPLQYGGA, encoded by the coding sequence ATGCCCGATCAACAATGGCTGCCCATCGTCTTCTGGCTCTTGCTGGGCGTGTCCATGCTGGCCTATGTGGTGCTGGACGGCTATGACCTGGGTGTGGGCCTGCTCATGCCCTGGGCCTCTGACCAGGACAAGGACATGATGGTCGCCTCCATCGGCCCCTTCTGGGATGCCAACGAGACCTGGCTGGTGCTGGGCGTGGGGCTGCTGCTGGTGGCCTTTCCCAAAGGCCAGGGCGTGGTGCTGGGCGCGCTGTACCTGCCCGTGGCGGTCATGCTGATCGGCCTGATCTTGCGCGGCGTGGCTTTTGACTTCCGGGTGAAGGCCCACGCACAACACAAGCCGCTGTGGAATGCCCTGTTCAGCCTGGGCTCCCTGATGGCCGCAGCCTCTCAAGGATGGATGCTGGGCCGCTTCGTGATGGGCCTGGACACCGGCGCCCACGCCATGGCGTTTGCGGGCTTGATTGCGGTGGCCCTGCCCGTGACCTACGCCCTGCTGGGCGCCTGCTGGCTGATCCTGAAAACCGAGGACGCCTTGCAGCGTCAGGCCGTGGCCTGGGCCAAGTGGTGCTGGCCCGCCATGGTGGTGGCGCTGCTGGGCGTGTCGGTGGCCACACCATGGTTCAGCGACACCGTGCGCGAGCGCTGGTTCAGCTTCCCCAACATCCTGGCCTTGCTGCCCGTGCCGGTCATGGCGGGGCTGGCGCTGGTGGCACTGCGGGGCCTGCTCAATTCACACCGCATCGTCGGTGCTGCAGGCAAGCTGTGCTGGCTGCCACTGACGCTGGCCATTTGCGTGATGCTGGTGGGGGGCATGGGTCTGGCTTACAGCCTGTACCCCTACATCGTGCTGGACAAGCTCACCATGTGGGACGCGGCGGCCGCCCCCGGGTCTTTGAAGATCATCCTGGCAGGCACCTTGATCACCCTGCCGGCGATCTGCGCCTACACGGTGTTCATCTACCGTGTGTTCGGGGGCAAGGCGCAGCCGCTGCAATACGGCGGGGCCTGA
- a CDS encoding helix-turn-helix domain-containing protein — translation MRIPLPPAAVLEALGIKPIPLFMLSAWIKAGAKCGINVQTLFKEAGVKVDLIRLEDARVSPLQLISLLEQCAALTPPDKHFPFVLGDTFAFESLPEFETLLTTSPTLREALRVADLARQVVLPWLKLEVREDGDLARVVVGLDVPLPNVEAYGLPLHLVTDAILACIRKFGRSLQGSEEGLLGVQIRRAAPPNAAQFDAFFTVPTQFNQPVDALVFERRILDVPLEGAFPALHEQAQFLAEQRLGKEVKRQGVAAEIESFIARDASLLALGVEEMADRLSLHPRTLQRRLKDEGDTYLHVQARMRQRLACQWLREGKLSIDDISARLGFSDRRAFTAAFKRWEGVTPSAWRDREV, via the coding sequence ATGCGCATTCCACTTCCCCCTGCGGCCGTGCTGGAGGCCTTGGGCATCAAGCCCATCCCGTTGTTCATGCTGTCGGCCTGGATCAAGGCGGGCGCCAAGTGCGGCATCAACGTCCAGACGCTTTTCAAGGAGGCAGGTGTCAAGGTTGACCTGATCCGCCTGGAAGACGCGCGGGTTTCACCTTTGCAGTTGATCTCCTTGCTGGAGCAGTGCGCTGCATTGACGCCGCCTGACAAGCACTTTCCCTTCGTGTTGGGCGACACGTTTGCTTTTGAGTCGCTGCCCGAGTTCGAGACCCTGCTGACCACCAGCCCCACCTTGCGCGAGGCGCTGAGGGTGGCCGACCTGGCGCGGCAGGTGGTGCTGCCCTGGCTCAAACTCGAAGTTCGTGAGGATGGCGATCTGGCGCGTGTGGTGGTGGGGCTGGACGTGCCGTTGCCCAACGTCGAGGCCTACGGCCTGCCGCTGCACCTGGTCACCGATGCCATCCTGGCGTGCATCCGCAAGTTTGGCCGTTCGCTGCAGGGCTCTGAAGAAGGCTTGTTGGGCGTGCAGATTCGCCGCGCCGCGCCGCCCAACGCCGCGCAGTTCGACGCTTTCTTCACGGTGCCCACACAGTTCAACCAACCGGTGGACGCGCTGGTGTTCGAGCGTCGGATCCTGGATGTGCCCCTGGAAGGCGCGTTTCCAGCGCTGCATGAGCAGGCGCAGTTTCTGGCCGAGCAGCGTCTGGGTAAAGAGGTCAAGCGTCAGGGCGTGGCCGCCGAGATCGAGTCCTTCATCGCCCGCGATGCCTCGTTGCTGGCCCTGGGTGTGGAAGAAATGGCCGACCGCCTCAGCCTGCACCCCCGCACCTTGCAGCGCCGGCTGAAAGACGAAGGCGACACCTACCTGCACGTGCAGGCCCGCATGCGCCAGCGCCTGGCCTGCCAGTGGCTGCGCGAGGGCAAGCTGTCCATCGACGACATCAGTGCCCGGTTGGGCTTTTCAGACCGCCGGGCCTTCACGGCCGCGTTCAAGCGCTGGGAAGGGGTGACCCCCTCGGCCTGGCGTGATCGCGAGGTCTGA
- a CDS encoding metal-dependent hydrolase codes for MAHTPDKQHPIIPREKLDFGLDDPSIPKYWFGGDAFKTRFFDAMSLIFPPGEKFFMVTVRDFRDRVSDPKLLQDIKDFNRQEAQHSMVHNQYNDVLRKQGMPVDKLIGWLDKLLFDKYRSRYSREYTLAITGALEHFTALGAHAMFDDRDIMGDAHPKVRAMYAWHAIEEVEHKGVAYDVMIDYAKVGYFKRAGALVHATFMFPYVILMFTNAMLKADGFSAWQRTKLFAKGIWWLLKPGGFAAPLHKHYIQYYKPGYHPWQETEQPGYDEWLRGFAKHQDPVEASELMRADLAAAR; via the coding sequence ATGGCACACACCCCTGACAAGCAGCACCCCATCATCCCGCGCGAAAAGCTGGATTTTGGTCTGGATGACCCCAGCATCCCGAAGTACTGGTTCGGTGGCGATGCCTTCAAAACCCGATTTTTTGATGCGATGTCACTGATCTTCCCCCCGGGAGAGAAGTTCTTCATGGTCACGGTGCGGGATTTCCGTGACCGTGTCTCCGACCCCAAGCTCCTGCAGGACATCAAGGACTTCAACCGCCAGGAAGCCCAGCACAGCATGGTGCACAACCAGTACAACGACGTGCTGCGCAAGCAAGGCATGCCGGTGGACAAGCTCATTGGCTGGCTCGACAAGCTGCTGTTCGACAAGTACCGCAGCCGCTACAGCCGCGAATACACCTTGGCCATCACCGGGGCACTGGAGCACTTCACGGCCCTGGGCGCTCACGCCATGTTCGATGACCGGGACATCATGGGCGATGCGCACCCGAAGGTGCGCGCCATGTACGCCTGGCACGCCATCGAAGAGGTGGAGCACAAGGGGGTGGCCTACGACGTGATGATCGATTACGCCAAGGTGGGCTACTTCAAGCGCGCTGGCGCCCTGGTGCATGCCACGTTCATGTTCCCGTACGTGATCCTGATGTTCACGAACGCCATGCTCAAGGCCGATGGTTTCAGTGCCTGGCAGCGCACCAAACTGTTTGCCAAGGGCATCTGGTGGCTGCTGAAGCCCGGTGGCTTTGCCGCGCCGCTGCACAAGCACTACATCCAGTACTACAAGCCGGGTTACCACCCCTGGCAGGAAACCGAGCAGCCCGGCTACGACGAATGGCTGCGCGGGTTTGCCAAGCACCAGGATCCGGTGGAGGCCAGTGAGTTGATGCGCGCAGATCTGGCTGCTGCACGTTGA
- a CDS encoding metal-dependent hydrolase has translation MSHPEAKHPIVPRERLQFGLDQDIPKYWFGGDPFKTRFWDALSIIFPPGEKFFMNCVRDYRDQISDPKLLQEIKDFNIQEAQHSLVHRQDNDRLRRQGVDVDRLTQFVDTMLNKDYRSKYSKAHTLSLTSALEHFTSIIAHSLFDKRDVMKEADPRVRAMYAWHAIEEVEHKGVAYDVMIDYAKVGYFKRALGLIHASLMFPYVIAVIQRQLLIHDGFTMLQRARLMVGGVWWLVKPGGLLAPMLSHYWTYYKPGYHPWQEAEQPGYEEWLAAFDRHQRDPVKASEDMRQAMSLA, from the coding sequence ATGTCTCATCCAGAAGCCAAGCATCCGATCGTGCCCCGCGAGCGCCTGCAGTTCGGGCTGGATCAGGACATCCCGAAGTACTGGTTTGGTGGTGATCCGTTCAAGACCCGTTTTTGGGACGCCCTGTCCATCATCTTCCCGCCGGGCGAAAAATTCTTCATGAACTGCGTGCGCGACTACCGCGACCAGATCAGCGACCCCAAGCTGCTGCAAGAGATCAAGGATTTCAACATCCAGGAAGCGCAGCACAGCCTGGTGCACCGCCAGGACAACGACCGCCTGCGCCGCCAGGGGGTGGACGTTGACCGCCTCACCCAGTTTGTTGACACCATGCTCAACAAGGACTACCGAAGCAAGTACAGCAAGGCCCACACGCTGTCGCTGACCTCGGCACTGGAGCATTTCACCTCCATCATCGCGCACAGCCTGTTCGACAAGCGTGACGTGATGAAGGAGGCCGACCCCCGCGTGCGTGCCATGTACGCCTGGCACGCCATCGAAGAGGTGGAGCACAAGGGGGTGGCCTATGACGTGATGATCGATTACGCCAAGGTGGGCTACTTCAAGCGTGCCTTGGGTTTGATTCACGCGTCGCTGATGTTCCCGTACGTGATCGCGGTCATCCAGCGCCAGTTGTTGATCCATGACGGCTTCACCATGCTGCAGCGTGCCCGGCTCATGGTGGGCGGCGTGTGGTGGCTGGTCAAGCCGGGTGGCTTGCTGGCGCCCATGCTCAGCCACTACTGGACCTACTACAAGCCGGGCTACCACCCCTGGCAAGAGGCCGAACAGCCGGGGTACGAAGAATGGCTGGCCGCGTTCGACCGCCATCAACGCGATCCGGTGAAGGCCAGCGAAGACATGCGCCAGGCCATGTCTCTTGCCTGA